AAAAGCCACTGAAAAAACTACAAGAACACGCCTTAAAAGAATCATAGAAGCCTTGCTTTTCGTCAGCCGTGAACCGCTTAGCTTTAATAAAATCCGGGAAGTGCTGGATGCTGTTGAACCTCTTAAACCCCGCCAAATTCAAGACTTATTGCAAGAGCTAGCGGAAGAATTTATCTTGCAACAGCGCGCCTTTAGATTAGAAGAAATTGCCCAGGGTTATATTTTACGTACCTGTAAAGAATATAGCCCTTACCTCGATTTACTTTTTCGTAATAAGCGCACGGAGAAGCTTTCTCCCGCTGCTGCTGAAGTGTTAGCCATTATTGCTTATCGGCAGCCTATCACCCGTCCTCAAATTGATGCTATCCGCGGTGTAGATAGCTCGGGTACACTTCAAAGTTTGTTGGAGAGGCAACTTGTCGAATCTGTAGGCCGCTTAGAAGCGCCCGGGCGCCCTACTCTCTACGGGATCACTCCCTACTTCCTTAAACATTTTGGTCTGAGGGATTTAAAAGAGCTGCCTGGTTGGCAACCTCCTGTAGAAAGTTAAAATACAATTGTAATCCTCTTCTCCCCCAACAACTCATACCAGTGAATGCCAAAATTACGATCCTGTATAGCGTTAATTATCAAAGTTTAATAGCATGATAATTGGCCTACTTCTTCGTAGCTCACCTTCTTGAAAATCAAATGAAGTTTGCTCTAGTTTTTCGATGGTAGAAAAATTGAGTCTCAGAATTTTAGCAACTTCTACCCCTTATTGCTTCTATCACACTATCCCTTTTCCAAGCTAAGGGATTGCATAAAGCCTACTGACAGATCCTTTTGCAACTTAATTA
The genomic region above belongs to Neochlamydia sp. AcF84 and contains:
- the scpB gene encoding SMC-Scp complex subunit ScpB translates to MAKEINFFEQEMETTADELIPLLPSEDLPPSPPDKLTAPKDFSPKKQYVQGSLPGIPVNNQAIEQKATEKTTRTRLKRIIEALLFVSREPLSFNKIREVLDAVEPLKPRQIQDLLQELAEEFILQQRAFRLEEIAQGYILRTCKEYSPYLDLLFRNKRTEKLSPAAAEVLAIIAYRQPITRPQIDAIRGVDSSGTLQSLLERQLVESVGRLEAPGRPTLYGITPYFLKHFGLRDLKELPGWQPPVES